Proteins from a genomic interval of Gluconacetobacter diazotrophicus PA1 5:
- a CDS encoding cytochrome-c peroxidase, translating to MSVRKLVLSVAALGCVAYGGTVGYLTHFDHDTAPTLGTNSPTLADPVASAAFAAIRESRCDYCHARNTDLPFYFHVPVANQLMQRDVDQGLRHFRIEPVLAAFQSGAVPSEEQLARIEEVVRQNRMPPTLYLLLHWHAHLSQAQRDALLTWIAAERRAHYATPGVAPRFAAEPVQPVPETLPVDAAKVALGQRLFFDKQLSGDGTLNCASCHALDHGGVDGRVTALGIDNRHGPINVPTVYDAAFNQSQFWNGRAATLADQAAGPVMNPLEMGSHDWTGVADKLKQDPTYLTAFQGVFGSDEITRDRITDAIAEYEKTLITPDSRFDRYLKGDDQALNAQEKNGYALFKSVGCSGCHTGVSLGGQAFEAMGLEGDYFAARGGTLTDADKGRYMVTHSDADMERFKVPNLRNIALTAPYFHDGSVKTLDQAVREMARYQTPDHDLSDHDVADIVAFLQTLTGTYQGHQLAETTH from the coding sequence GTGTCGGTGCGCAAGCTCGTACTATCAGTGGCGGCCCTGGGCTGCGTCGCCTATGGCGGAACAGTGGGGTATCTGACCCATTTCGACCATGACACCGCGCCGACATTGGGCACGAATTCTCCAACACTGGCCGATCCGGTCGCCTCGGCGGCCTTCGCCGCGATTCGCGAATCCCGGTGCGACTACTGCCATGCCCGCAATACCGACCTGCCGTTCTATTTCCATGTGCCGGTGGCGAACCAGTTGATGCAGCGCGACGTGGACCAGGGCCTGCGTCATTTCCGGATCGAGCCCGTGCTGGCCGCGTTCCAGAGCGGCGCCGTTCCGTCCGAGGAACAACTGGCGCGGATCGAGGAAGTGGTGCGCCAGAACCGCATGCCGCCGACCCTGTACCTGCTGCTGCACTGGCACGCCCATCTGTCGCAGGCGCAGCGTGACGCGCTGCTGACCTGGATCGCGGCGGAACGGCGCGCGCATTACGCGACCCCGGGGGTCGCCCCACGCTTCGCGGCCGAACCGGTGCAGCCGGTGCCCGAGACGCTGCCGGTGGATGCGGCCAAGGTCGCGCTGGGCCAGCGCCTGTTCTTCGACAAGCAATTGTCGGGGGACGGCACCCTCAATTGCGCCAGTTGCCATGCGCTGGACCATGGCGGCGTGGACGGCCGGGTCACGGCGCTGGGCATCGACAACCGCCACGGCCCGATCAACGTGCCCACCGTCTATGACGCCGCGTTCAATCAGAGCCAGTTCTGGAACGGCCGCGCCGCGACCCTGGCCGACCAGGCGGCGGGACCGGTGATGAACCCGCTGGAAATGGGATCGCACGACTGGACCGGCGTGGCCGACAAGCTGAAGCAGGACCCCACCTACCTCACCGCGTTCCAGGGCGTCTTCGGCTCGGACGAGATCACCAGGGACCGGATCACGGATGCGATCGCGGAATATGAAAAGACCCTGATCACCCCCGACAGCCGCTTCGACCGCTACCTGAAGGGCGACGACCAGGCCCTGAACGCGCAGGAAAAGAACGGCTACGCGCTGTTCAAGAGCGTGGGATGCTCGGGCTGCCACACCGGCGTCTCGCTGGGCGGGCAGGCGTTCGAGGCGATGGGCCTGGAGGGCGATTACTTCGCCGCGCGCGGCGGCACGCTGACCGATGCCGACAAGGGACGCTATATGGTGACCCATTCGGACGCCGACATGGAACGCTTCAAGGTGCCGAACCTGCGCAACATCGCCCTGACCGCGCCGTATTTCCATGACGGCAGCGTCAAGACGCTGGACCAGGCAGTGCGGGAAATGGCGCGCTACCAGACGCCCGATCACGACCTGTCGGACCACGACGTGGCCGATATCGTGGCCTTCCTCCAGACCCTGACCGGCACCTACCAGGGCCACCAACTGGCTGAAACCACGCACTGA
- a CDS encoding DNA-methyltransferase — protein MTAARAPRTLRYAIGPHQLVRGDCLRVLRRMDADSVDVVVTSPPYNIGLGYRTYSDRMSETQYLDWMMAVARELHRVMRPDGSFFLNIAGSSAQPWIPFELAVRLREIFHLQNHISWIKSVSVNEDTFGHFKPVNSARYLHRNHEHLFHLTRSGTVELNRLDIGVPYKDKSNIARRGHEQDRRCRGDTWFIPYETVQGKAQKFNHPGTFPVQLPRMCIRLHGRPGAVVLDPFMGTGTTLVAAQEEGARAIGIDLDTAYVTVARDRLTQAMK, from the coding sequence ATGACCGCCGCCCGCGCCCCGCGAACGCTGCGCTACGCCATCGGGCCGCATCAGCTGGTGCGCGGCGACTGCCTGCGGGTGCTGCGGCGGATGGACGCGGATTCGGTCGATGTCGTGGTCACCTCGCCGCCGTACAATATCGGGCTGGGCTACCGGACCTATAGCGACCGCATGTCCGAAACCCAGTACCTGGACTGGATGATGGCGGTCGCGCGCGAACTGCACCGGGTCATGCGGCCGGACGGGTCGTTCTTCCTGAACATCGCTGGGTCGTCGGCGCAGCCCTGGATTCCGTTCGAGCTGGCCGTGCGCCTGCGCGAGATATTTCATCTGCAGAACCATATCAGCTGGATCAAGTCGGTCTCGGTGAACGAGGACACGTTCGGCCATTTCAAGCCGGTGAACAGCGCGCGCTACCTGCATCGCAACCACGAACACCTGTTCCACCTGACACGCTCGGGCACCGTGGAACTGAACCGGCTGGATATCGGCGTGCCCTACAAGGACAAGTCGAACATCGCCCGCCGCGGGCACGAACAGGACCGGCGTTGCCGGGGCGATACCTGGTTCATTCCCTATGAAACGGTGCAGGGCAAGGCGCAGAAATTCAACCATCCGGGCACGTTCCCGGTTCAGTTGCCCCGCATGTGCATCCGACTGCACGGCCGGCCCGGCGCGGTGGTGCTGGACCCGTTCATGGGAACCGGCACCACCCTGGTCGCGGCGCAGGAGGAAGGGGCCCGTGCCATCGGCATCGACCTCGATACGGCCTATGTCACCGTGGCCCGCGACAGATTGACGCAGGCGATGAAATAG